A region of uncultured Anaeromusa sp. DNA encodes the following proteins:
- a CDS encoding MarR family transcriptional regulator, protein MLGFFRQCLPLQRRIVGKLNERLGQFGLSYSQWTVLYYVKNHGAAVLAEIAAHYGVKKPVITRSVQTLEAEQLVEQLPSRDRREKLIHLTAKGEEIYAAGRILIDELEQETLAGLPEAEVATLFAAMKTIRKNLQA, encoded by the coding sequence ATGCTGGGATTTTTTAGGCAGTGTTTACCGTTGCAGCGCAGGATTGTCGGTAAGTTAAACGAACGGTTAGGGCAGTTTGGCTTATCATATTCACAATGGACGGTCTTGTACTATGTAAAAAATCACGGTGCTGCTGTTTTAGCGGAAATTGCCGCCCACTACGGCGTGAAAAAGCCGGTGATTACGCGCTCTGTGCAGACCTTAGAAGCGGAGCAGCTAGTGGAACAGCTTCCCAGCCGAGATCGGCGGGAAAAATTGATTCATCTAACAGCCAAAGGCGAAGAGATCTACGCCGCCGGGCGTATTTTGATTGATGAGTTGGAGCAAGAGACGTTGGCTGGCCTTCCGGAGGCGGAAGTAGCAACGTTGTTTGCCGCTATGAAAACGATACGAAAAAATTTACAAGCATAG